Genomic DNA from Cloeon dipterum chromosome 3, ieCloDipt1.1, whole genome shotgun sequence:
TGTACTAAATGAAAGGCGTTCGGGGCGGTGGATTTCTCAATGAACAATCAACGGCTCAAATGCCAACTGTATAGTGTTTGCTCAAATTCTCTCGCAAACGAAATTCTGCTAAAGATTGTTGCGGGCCAAGCTCGCGTTTATTTGGATCTTGCGCTGTTTTCTGTGATTTTTAAGGTTTTCATTTGTCTAATCAGTATCGGCGTCAGCAgctgggaaaaaattaaatgagaccGTCTTTGTCAAATCCACCGccgaaatttttaactctctaTGCTCTATGAGAATGAAAAGTCGtaagaggaaaaaaagaaacaaaaatgttttgtgttaatttatttgatctcAAGTGAAAAGAATCCAATCAAACTCAAAAGtgtaaatcaaaatcagaCCTGATTGTGCTCAAGTAATATCAAACTCATTCATAGACGCACTCAAGGCGTAGCGCTCCTTGCCAACACCAACAATGATCCGATTGTTGCTCACAATAATCAAAATGTAATGAACAGGACAAATATTGTATTCTCGTTTGCCATCCGCCTCTCCCTCTCTAGATAATTTCGTATGTACAGCTCTCTCATCTGCCTAACCCTTtgtacaattaattattttttgacacGATGTATTTTGTatggatttaaataaaaaatatcaacccCTGTCGCAATATAATTGTTATAGGGCAGGCCGCGCAGCAACACAAAACAcgtatattaattaatgtaaCAAATTGGGCCAGCCAACAATGGATGATCGCGATCTCGAGCAGTGCCCTCgtcgttattattttttgttttaactatATATTTTGCATGATGTGTACTCTCTGTGCCATTTTTACACTCACGATCCAATGTAAACACAATACACACGACACACTTCActtgtttgttttcttaaCTTCACTGCCCGCCAACAATCGAGTAGCAACAATGAATATGTTTTGTAATAGTAGTGTAACTGGTAGCAACTTCCGGCCCGCCGGAAACTCATTTGAACCTGCGAATCTGGTGTTGAAATCAAAACGATCACAAATAAACTGCCTTGGGGATTCTGTTGTACTTAAATGATCAAAcctttctgtttttattttctataacccacataattttcttcattCTATACATACTGTTTGTTAAACTCATGATCGCTCTCATGATACTAAAATATACGAAATATTCCACCTCTCGCCATGACTTTTTAGacaattaattgttataaagCTAAACGGCGTtaaagtaaatgaaaaatgaagaaatcatTTTCGTACGCAACGAATCAAGTTTCGATACTTCTTGAGAAAtgctattaaaaatattctaaaataagcaaagcaaagttgcaaaatgaatgaaatatttttaaaatttttaatataataataaattatagcAGGGtccaggaaatttttattttcccacaaAGAATTTTCGTGATGTTaggagcaatttttcactctttgaaaatAGCTCACTTAAGAAAGGATGGTGTTTTATGGCTTAGTAGCATTTAGAAAATCTCTATCACAGAGTGACTCGAGCTGTCGAATTCGTTGCTAGTTTCTCTTTTCGTTTGCAATCTGAAATTAGTGTAGGCggacgttttcaacgatcgggctcattcaaatttctctgcagctaatactgtggttaagaattttgttttatgagGTTAAGTACTGCTGATCAGGCTTGCGGGGCCAAACCCCCTGCTGTACAGTGTGAGGgcgtgtgatattattttcttattagcCGTCCATActtgttaattttcttatgtttgtttattctcaccttaaaaatgtacatacatgtatgttaaaaaaagtttgtcaaaacaaattttaaaaaaatggtacaTAGTTGCcattgtaaaattgatttataacaATTATAATCTAAACAAATTGGAGTGTGCCCAAGTCTAGGTCATATTATCCCAAGCTgccttttaaaagaaacaaaattgtaataattaagTCGTACGCCGTAGTGACCAATAAACGaccgaataataataattattgtacataattaagttacaaaaaatatcaagcgATTTATATGATCATGTATTTGTatgataattgaaaaaggtgaaattGTGCTTTTCGTGTCTTCGCTGGATTTCATTGTCTGACGCAAGTTATGGTTCGCGCGGTTTGCCACTCGAACGATATGTTTATGTTGGTATCGTGCCTCATTTCTTTTCCGTTGGCAACAGTGCTCAGTGCTTTAGCTTTAAAGACAACAGAGAAGCAAAACTCAAGGCTGCTCACGTCGTCTGCTCATCGTAGCTCTGCAAATTTCCCAATATTTGGTTGACGTAATCGACTGTTTTGCAAGACACCCGTCAGATTTTCGTCTTTAAAGGATAGATTGCCTTTAAGTCCGAGACTGAGGTGAAGAGGACATCCACGATACTGGTAAAATGCTTGCGCCACTTACTGGCCTACTCTTAGCGTGTTGCTTTGTTTTTCGCTTGGTTAGGTCGTAATTTAACCATTTATCCGGCTGTAGATGCGTTTTACTATTGAATTTATCGACGGGGGGTTTCCATGGATGTCCGAATATGCCTCGTGGAAGTGACGGTGCTTTTCGAATACACAGCTGTGAGTCGGAATCGTAATCATGTCGCCTGACTTGAGGCTCCAACGCGGGTTGATTAATGTGACGCAATCTGGGAAGCTCATTGCAACTAACTATCAACATTATAGCAATAATAGCTGCAAGACTTGCTTCTGGTGATTCAACTTTTTGTTGTCACAGCTTATGTATGTATGttttgtcagaaaaaatatcaaatgtactgtatttatgttaaataattataattatttaaaaaagaaaagagaaactTTGTctcattttatgaaaatagtTAAAGATGGTGATGCAACGCCCTaatctaacaattttttattgggtATGTTGATGCTTTCCGCATTATATCTTAGTAAGATCATTTTGATAATCGTTTGATAAGCCGAGGATATTGGTCATTTTAAGAACTTAAAaaggcaattattattaacctCTACGATAACTTTACTTaataagctaaaaataaaattccttatatatcaatatatttatatatatctaTCGACTGTTTGATATTGTTGTTTGTGCGTGCGGGAAGGCACATTTTGAcagcaaaagaaaacaattttttaaaataaatttagtgatcaaaataataatataatttatgtagattattattataaagtaAATTACGCTGCACCAagtatgaaatattaatttagaacTCACAggaagttttgaaaaattattatctttaCCGTTCCATTTCTGCTAAGGCCAAACTATCAGGGAAATCTCACgctcttttttttcttgatgattattcgtttaattttgctaattaatattcaatctTATGGTTACAGCCTGTCCACGTGACACGTTTTAACTGCTAGCAAGATGGGAAAGAACACCTACAAAGACGAAGACGAATACCGACGGCGCCGTGAGCGCAACAATGAGGCGGTGAAGAAGAGCAGAGTGAAAAGTAAATTGCGTAGCCAGGCCACGCATGAAAGAGTTCAACAACTGCAAATGGAGAACACTAAATTAGAGGAAAAGATTGGCTTCTTGGCGTCCGaggttgaatttttgaaagacATGCTCTGCGCAAATCATTCAGgtaagaaattgtttttttcgaCCATGCTTTATCATCTCCTCTTTTCACTGAAATTTGAAGGGTAAATTGGTTGCAGACATCAAAACTGAAGACAGCAACAGGGTGCAAAGTATGCTGAATGATGAAATGCAGCAGGACCATTCGACGGGACACAACAACCCTCCCACAGGGAACAGGAGACTTCGCAAATAGGTTTAAGGCAAAGTGCTAGATTGACTCTCTCTATGTGAATTCAAAAGATCTTTTTTCGACTGCACATTTTCACAAGCATCATGTAACAAACCACTTTCAAAGTGGGCCATTTTCTGAAAgcattttgccaatttttacaattgaactGTCTTTTCATTAATACCTTAGATTTTAACATGCTTCTAGAACTCCTGATTGAGCTCTATGTGAC
This window encodes:
- the LOC135941439 gene encoding CCAAT/enhancer-binding protein gamma-like; translation: MGKNTYKDEDEYRRRRERNNEAVKKSRVKSKLRSQATHERVQQLQMENTKLEEKIGFLASEVEFLKDMLCANHSDIKTEDSNRVQSMLNDEMQQDHSTGHNNPPTGNRRLRK